One genomic segment of Gemmatimonadota bacterium includes these proteins:
- the dnaX gene encoding DNA polymerase III subunit gamma/tau, with protein sequence MEGWALAYEVTARKWRPQEFDGVIGQEHVTTTLKNAIQASQIAHAYLFAGPRGVGKTTTARILAKALNCVDGPTVTPCNACTFCQEISEGRSVDVLEIDGASNNRVEQVRTHLLESVKYTPSQGKHKIYIIDEVHMLTKEAFNALLKTLEEPPAHVYFIFATTDPRKVIPTVLSRCQRFDFRRISGPTIVDHLAMISEKSGYDVQREALALIARRVDGSMRDAESLLDQVVAFGGTALTAREAAEVLGIVDQDVYFELLDIVAEQDVPKGLDLVDRIFGQGHDLEEIVLGILEHLRNLLVVKAAPEAEVLIGDAALALDRFREQAGRFETEDLLRLSQLATQMEQAVKNSALPRVQLETGVVRMIRMARSVQLTDVMSRLSEMAQRVGTEEGGEGSGTEASNTEASNTEASEAPASQAADPSSDSAPVPSPPPSVATPSGPAPADDADRSPAASTESSAASSESSTATPTSAASSESSTATPTSTASSESSAGAPASPKLDLQTARNRWPAIVEEIARQPGFLGRQLKEVEIKSFSPPDEEGSGGPATITLGFETGQVFVKERVEKRENSQMIQSVCKEVLGIPVRIECEIDESAAAEVNTPKTEDAGVEIAGDIDRAVDAGAEMTDGDRVDDAEEEMAGGTDPADDAGAGLDEYPGSAEYPGEAEEIVREAQDTSTAGKTGGQAANTRAGAAKDPAVQKIVKAFDGRIVTD encoded by the coding sequence ATGGAGGGTTGGGCATTGGCCTACGAAGTCACCGCCCGAAAATGGCGCCCCCAGGAATTTGACGGCGTGATCGGGCAGGAACACGTCACCACCACACTGAAAAACGCCATTCAGGCGAGCCAGATCGCCCATGCCTACCTCTTCGCCGGACCCCGCGGCGTGGGCAAGACGACCACGGCCCGCATCCTGGCCAAGGCCCTGAACTGCGTCGACGGCCCCACGGTGACGCCCTGCAACGCCTGCACGTTCTGCCAGGAAATCTCGGAAGGACGCAGCGTCGACGTATTGGAGATCGACGGCGCGTCCAACAACCGGGTCGAACAGGTCCGGACGCATCTGCTCGAGAGCGTCAAGTACACACCCAGCCAGGGCAAGCACAAGATCTACATCATCGACGAAGTGCACATGCTGACCAAGGAGGCCTTCAACGCCCTGTTGAAAACGCTCGAAGAACCGCCTGCCCACGTGTACTTCATCTTCGCTACGACGGACCCCCGGAAGGTGATCCCCACCGTGCTCTCCCGGTGCCAGCGCTTCGACTTCCGGCGCATATCGGGGCCCACCATCGTGGATCACCTGGCCATGATCAGCGAGAAGAGCGGATACGACGTCCAGCGTGAGGCCCTCGCCCTCATCGCACGCCGGGTGGACGGCAGCATGCGGGACGCCGAAAGCCTGCTGGACCAGGTCGTCGCCTTCGGCGGCACCGCGCTGACCGCCCGCGAGGCGGCGGAAGTCCTGGGCATCGTGGACCAGGACGTCTATTTCGAGTTACTGGACATCGTGGCGGAGCAGGATGTACCCAAAGGGCTGGACCTGGTCGACCGGATCTTTGGTCAGGGCCACGATCTCGAAGAGATTGTCCTGGGCATCCTGGAACACCTGCGCAACCTGCTCGTCGTCAAGGCGGCGCCCGAAGCGGAAGTGCTGATCGGCGACGCCGCCCTCGCGTTGGACCGCTTCCGGGAACAGGCTGGACGATTCGAGACGGAAGACCTGCTCCGGCTCTCCCAGCTGGCCACGCAGATGGAACAGGCGGTTAAGAACAGCGCGCTTCCCCGGGTGCAGCTCGAGACGGGCGTCGTCCGCATGATACGCATGGCCCGCTCGGTTCAACTGACGGACGTCATGTCCCGGTTGTCCGAAATGGCCCAGCGCGTGGGAACGGAAGAGGGGGGCGAAGGTTCTGGCACAGAGGCTTCCAACACGGAGGCTTCCAACACGGAGGCTTCCGAAGCCCCGGCCTCTCAGGCAGCCGATCCATCGTCTGACTCCGCACCCGTACCTTCACCTCCCCCATCGGTAGCAACCCCATCGGGACCTGCACCAGCCGATGATGCGGACCGAAGTCCCGCGGCATCCACCGAATCATCGGCGGCATCCTCCGAGTCATCGACGGCCACACCGACTTCGGCGGCATCCTCCGAGTCATCGACGGCCACACCGACTTCGACGGCATCCTCCGAGTCATCGGCGGGCGCCCCGGCTTCGCCGAAACTGGATCTCCAGACGGCCCGCAACCGATGGCCTGCCATCGTGGAAGAGATCGCCAGGCAACCAGGCTTCCTGGGCAGGCAGTTGAAGGAAGTCGAGATAAAGAGTTTTTCGCCGCCAGATGAAGAAGGGTCGGGAGGTCCCGCCACGATTACGCTCGGGTTCGAGACAGGACAGGTCTTTGTAAAGGAACGGGTCGAAAAACGTGAGAACTCGCAAATGATACAGTCGGTATGCAAAGAAGTGCTGGGAATCCCAGTACGTATCGAATGCGAGATCGACGAAAGCGCAGCGGCGGAGGTCAACACACCGAAAACCGAAGACGCCGGTGTGGAGATCGCCGGCGACATCGACCGGGCGGTTGACGCCGGTGCGGAGATGACCGACGGCGATCGGGTGGATGACGCCGAAGAGGAGATGGCCGGCGGCACCGACCCGGCCGATGACGCAGGTGCCGGTCTGGATGAATATCCCGGTTCGGCCGAATATCCCGGTGAAGCCGAAGAAATCGTCAGAGAAGCGCAGGACACCTCTACGGCCGGCAAAACAGGCGGCCAGGCGGCAAACACCCGCGCGGGCGCCGCGAAAGATCCGGCCGTCCAGAAAATCGTGAAGGCCTTCGACGGCCGGATCGTGACGGACTGA
- the tadA gene encoding tRNA adenosine(34) deaminase TadA produces the protein MRSNDGEHENWLRLALEEARSAGAAGDVPVGAVIVHDGVIIGRGQNRVERLRDPTAHAEMLAIREASGALGYERLAGATLYVTLEPCAMCAGAIVLARLERLVYGADDPKTGACGSLRDIVRDTRLNHQVAVTRGVLAETCSRLLKDFFWAKRGAGDTADEPRLPERCESG, from the coding sequence ATGAGAAGCAACGACGGCGAACACGAGAATTGGCTCAGGCTGGCGCTTGAAGAAGCAAGGTCAGCGGGAGCCGCCGGTGATGTGCCCGTCGGGGCCGTGATTGTTCACGATGGCGTGATTATCGGCCGGGGCCAGAATCGCGTGGAGCGTTTGCGCGATCCCACCGCCCATGCCGAGATGCTCGCGATCCGCGAGGCCAGCGGCGCGCTGGGCTATGAACGGCTGGCCGGAGCCACGCTTTACGTAACGCTGGAACCCTGCGCCATGTGCGCGGGAGCGATCGTCCTGGCCCGTCTGGAGCGCCTGGTGTACGGGGCAGACGATCCCAAGACCGGGGCCTGCGGATCCCTGCGCGATATCGTGCGGGATACCCGGCTGAATCACCAGGTGGCTGTAACGCGAGGTGTGCTGGCGGAAACCTGTTCAAGGCTGCTGAAGGACTTCTTCTGGGCGAAAAGGGGAGCGGGCGATACAGCTGACGAACCGAGGTTGCCGGAGAGGTGCGAGAGTGGTTGA
- the eda gene encoding bifunctional 4-hydroxy-2-oxoglutarate aldolase/2-dehydro-3-deoxy-phosphogluconate aldolase, which produces MSSRSENLASIKACGVVAVLRADRPDALVQVAQAIGRGGIGAVEITMTTPGALNAIGECANRLGDEILLGAGTVLDPESARAAILAGAEYIVTPTLSPDVITLCRRYDKVIIPGALTPTEILTAWECGADIVKVFPATAVGPRYFKDLKAPLPQIDLIPTGGVDLDNAGDFIRAGACAVAVGGNLIDKAAVAAGEWQVLTDTARKYVDTVRNARQEGGG; this is translated from the coding sequence ATGTCTTCGAGATCTGAAAACCTCGCTTCCATCAAGGCCTGCGGCGTGGTTGCAGTGCTCAGGGCGGACCGGCCCGACGCGCTGGTCCAGGTCGCCCAGGCCATCGGCCGGGGCGGCATCGGGGCCGTCGAGATCACCATGACGACGCCCGGGGCCCTGAACGCCATCGGCGAATGCGCGAACCGGCTGGGGGACGAGATCCTCCTCGGCGCGGGCACCGTGCTGGACCCCGAATCGGCCCGGGCGGCGATCCTGGCCGGCGCCGAATACATCGTGACGCCGACGCTGAGCCCGGACGTCATCACCCTTTGCCGGCGGTACGACAAGGTCATCATTCCCGGTGCATTGACGCCTACCGAGATCCTGACGGCCTGGGAATGCGGCGCGGACATCGTGAAGGTGTTTCCCGCGACGGCGGTGGGCCCCAGGTATTTCAAGGACCTCAAGGCGCCGCTCCCCCAGATCGATCTCATACCCACGGGCGGAGTGGACCTGGACAACGCGGGCGACTTCATCCGGGCGGGCGCCTGTGCCGTCGCCGTGGGAGGGAACCTGATCGACAAGGCCGCCGTGGCCGCAGGCGAATGGCAGGTGCTCACCGACACGGCCCGGAAATACGTCGATACAGTCAGGAACGCGAGACAGGAAGGTGGGGGATGA
- a CDS encoding gamma carbonic anhydrase family protein gives MASNQYVHHAPRIHPSAFVAESADLIGAVDIGKDASVWFQVVIRADDEPVTIGEGTNVQDGSVLHIDAGMPTELGKGVTVGHRAIVHGAVVEDHVLISMGAVILSGARIGRHSIIGAGALVFENMEVPPGSLVVGVPGRVVRSVTNEQIERIHRTAEGYVERRGIYLERRAHDSS, from the coding sequence ATGGCCTCCAACCAGTACGTCCACCATGCTCCCCGCATCCATCCGTCCGCCTTCGTGGCAGAAAGCGCCGACTTGATCGGCGCGGTCGACATCGGCAAGGACGCGAGTGTCTGGTTCCAGGTGGTGATCCGGGCGGACGACGAACCGGTCACCATCGGCGAGGGGACCAACGTGCAGGACGGCAGCGTCCTCCACATCGACGCCGGCATGCCCACCGAACTTGGCAAGGGCGTCACCGTGGGGCACCGCGCCATAGTCCACGGCGCGGTGGTGGAGGACCACGTGCTGATCTCCATGGGCGCCGTGATCCTCAGCGGTGCGCGCATCGGCAGGCACAGCATCATCGGCGCCGGCGCACTGGTATTCGAAAACATGGAAGTGCCTCCGGGTTCCCTGGTCGTGGGCGTTCCCGGACGGGTGGTACGTTCCGTCACGAACGAGCAGATCGAACGCATACATCGGACCGCCGAGGGGTACGTTGAGCGGCGCGGAATCTATCTGGAACGGCGGGCTCACGATTCCTCCTGA
- a CDS encoding cupin domain-containing protein, translated as MAPPNPIMHAALNRINIDEIKERIGPPPASCAVVAADHVTAAFIWQESGTINDNHCHDYDEWWLVLEGEIDWVIEGREETVHAKAGDFIFVPALTFHHIFPVGGKPSIRLGVALTGHGHLHERPERQVKVTLE; from the coding sequence ATGGCCCCGCCGAACCCGATCATGCACGCCGCGCTCAACCGCATCAATATAGACGAGATCAAGGAAAGGATCGGTCCGCCGCCCGCCTCCTGCGCCGTCGTGGCGGCGGACCACGTGACCGCGGCGTTCATCTGGCAGGAATCGGGCACGATCAACGACAATCACTGCCATGATTACGACGAGTGGTGGCTGGTGCTTGAAGGCGAGATCGACTGGGTGATCGAGGGCCGTGAAGAGACCGTCCACGCGAAGGCGGGAGATTTCATCTTCGTGCCGGCCCTGACGTTCCATCACATTTTCCCCGTGGGCGGCAAGCCGTCCATCCGTCTCGGCGTGGCGCTGACGGGACACGGGCACCTGCACGAGCGGCCGGAGCGCCAGGTGAAGGTCACCCTGGAGTAA
- the recR gene encoding recombination protein RecR has protein sequence MVRKYSSEALAILVDELSRLPNIGRVTAQRLAFHILKGPAERAFSLSDAIRAVKEKVRYCSVCWNITESETCGICHDARRKPETICVVEEPRDVITLESTGEYRGLYHVLHGALSPLDNITPDDIRARELVDRMSESVEEVIIATNPNIEGEATALYLSRLIKPLGVRVTRLARGLPMGGDLEYADEVTLARALEGRTEL, from the coding sequence ATGGTGCGCAAATACAGTTCTGAGGCCCTGGCCATCCTGGTGGACGAGTTGAGCCGCCTGCCCAATATCGGCAGGGTGACGGCCCAGCGGCTGGCCTTCCATATCCTGAAGGGGCCCGCCGAACGTGCCTTTTCGTTGTCCGACGCCATCCGCGCGGTAAAGGAAAAAGTCCGGTACTGCAGTGTATGCTGGAACATCACCGAGTCCGAGACCTGCGGGATCTGTCACGACGCCCGGCGAAAACCGGAGACCATCTGCGTGGTGGAAGAGCCTCGCGACGTGATCACGCTCGAGAGCACGGGAGAATACCGCGGCCTGTACCACGTGCTCCACGGCGCGCTTTCGCCCCTCGACAACATCACTCCGGACGACATACGCGCCCGGGAGCTCGTGGACCGGATGAGCGAATCGGTGGAAGAGGTCATCATCGCGACCAATCCCAATATCGAGGGAGAAGCCACCGCGCTCTACCTCAGCCGCCTGATCAAGCCTCTGGGCGTGCGGGTTACCCGCCTCGCCAGGGGTCTTCCCATGGGCGGCGACCTGGAGTACGCCGACGAAGTGACCCTCGCACGCGCCCTGGAAGGCCGCACGGAGTTGTAA
- the larA gene encoding nickel-dependent lactate racemase, with amino-acid sequence MNITLDYHKSGLEVSVPDENLAAVLNMRETPPLDDPVAATRAALQRPVAGPPLAEIARSRHNACVVVSDITRPVPHDIILPPLLECLERSGIRPADITLLVATGLHAPMDEEQLRETLTGDVVDRYPVVNHVARNGNEQADLGATSTGIPIRVDRRYVESDLKVLTGLIEAHFMAGYSGGRKLVAPGLVGVETIEHLHGPGILEHPNATTGVLDGNPLHEAALEIARRAGVDFILNVAMDEDRRVTGVFAGELDRAHRYGVRHVDGMVVASVEEPVDIVVTSSAGYPLDTTFYQAVKGMVGVLDILKEGGSIVIAAGCADGIGSAEFEGLLRRTEDIDAFIHWIQQPDVFTIDQWEIEELVKALKKGQVYLYTDGLSDEDARDCLVQPIPSVEAGIARALKRHGADATIAVVPRGPYVIPRVFPGQDAAG; translated from the coding sequence GTGAACATCACCCTCGACTACCATAAATCCGGCCTCGAGGTAAGCGTCCCGGACGAAAACCTGGCCGCTGTCCTCAATATGCGGGAAACGCCGCCGCTGGATGACCCCGTGGCCGCGACCCGGGCGGCCCTGCAACGTCCCGTGGCCGGTCCGCCCCTTGCGGAAATCGCCCGGAGCCGCCACAACGCATGCGTGGTCGTTTCCGACATCACCCGGCCCGTCCCCCACGACATAATCCTGCCGCCCCTCCTTGAATGCCTGGAGCGAAGCGGTATCAGGCCGGCGGACATCACCCTGCTGGTCGCCACGGGCCTGCACGCCCCCATGGACGAGGAACAGCTCCGCGAGACCCTGACCGGCGACGTGGTGGACCGGTATCCGGTCGTCAACCACGTCGCCCGCAACGGCAACGAACAGGCCGACCTGGGCGCCACCAGCACGGGGATCCCAATCCGCGTGGACCGCAGGTACGTGGAGAGCGATCTCAAGGTACTGACCGGGCTGATCGAGGCGCACTTCATGGCCGGGTACTCGGGCGGACGCAAGCTGGTCGCGCCCGGACTCGTGGGCGTGGAGACGATCGAGCATCTTCACGGACCCGGTATCCTGGAGCATCCCAACGCCACAACGGGCGTGCTCGACGGCAACCCCCTCCACGAGGCCGCGCTGGAAATCGCCCGGCGGGCCGGGGTCGATTTCATCCTTAACGTGGCCATGGACGAGGACCGCCGCGTCACCGGGGTGTTCGCCGGCGAGCTGGACCGGGCGCACCGGTACGGCGTCCGCCACGTGGACGGCATGGTCGTGGCCTCCGTCGAAGAACCGGTGGACATCGTCGTGACCTCGTCGGCGGGCTATCCCCTGGACACCACCTTCTACCAGGCCGTGAAGGGCATGGTCGGCGTGCTGGACATCCTGAAGGAAGGTGGATCCATCGTCATCGCCGCGGGATGCGCCGACGGGATCGGAAGCGCGGAGTTCGAAGGACTGCTCCGGCGGACGGAGGACATCGACGCCTTCATCCACTGGATTCAGCAACCGGACGTGTTCACCATCGACCAGTGGGAGATCGAGGAACTGGTCAAGGCGCTGAAGAAGGGCCAGGTTTATCTTTACACGGACGGACTGAGTGATGAAGACGCCCGGGACTGCCTGGTCCAGCCCATTCCGTCCGTCGAGGCCGGCATCGCGCGGGCGCTGAAACGTCACGGCGCCGACGCCACCATCGCGGTCGTTCCCAGAGGACCCTACGTGATTCCACGGGTGTTTCCAGGACAGGACGCGGCCGGGTAG
- a CDS encoding YbaB/EbfC family nucleoid-associated protein, translated as MAKGMSGMMKRVQRMQKKMMQIQEEMAGKRVEGTAGGGMVTAVVDGRLSVVEIRIDPAVVDADDVEMLEDLIVAAVNQGQQKAQELVNQEMGQITGGLNIPGLGP; from the coding sequence ATGGCCAAAGGCATGTCGGGCATGATGAAGCGCGTCCAGCGGATGCAGAAGAAGATGATGCAGATCCAGGAAGAAATGGCCGGGAAGCGGGTCGAAGGCACGGCGGGCGGCGGGATGGTGACCGCGGTGGTCGACGGCAGGCTCAGCGTCGTGGAGATCAGGATCGATCCGGCCGTGGTGGACGCCGATGACGTGGAAATGCTCGAAGATCTCATAGTGGCCGCCGTCAACCAGGGCCAGCAAAAGGCGCAGGAACTGGTGAACCAGGAGATGGGCCAGATCACCGGCGGACTGAACATCCCCGGCCTGGGTCCGTAA
- a CDS encoding NTP transferase domain-containing protein, with the protein MAGAHRHGPEIRRYSQERETGRWGMIRKAVVPVAGLGTRMLPLTRSVPKEMLPLGRKPAIHHVVDELAAAGIERILFVTSNRKKAIEEYFVPGGTSDGPPALDYSFVRQEVPGGNGDAVRLGEAFAGSDPFVVAWGDAVIRSTGKVCVLRRMMTTHGKENAACTIAVEHVPEDKVSRYGIVKPRYESDAAFPIDDIVEKPSTESAPSRYAVSARYICGPGIFPALEATPRGRNGELWLADAIRGLLRASNPGGSGDPGGDVGARGPAGPGGNVWCVPLGYADRRYDIGTPLSYWEAFADYAVEDEVDGPAFRDLLRGRLNES; encoded by the coding sequence ATGGCAGGTGCTCACCGACACGGCCCGGAAATACGTCGATACAGTCAGGAACGCGAGACAGGAAGGTGGGGGATGATCCGCAAGGCCGTCGTGCCCGTCGCGGGCCTTGGCACGCGGATGCTTCCGCTCACACGGTCTGTCCCAAAGGAAATGCTGCCCCTCGGGCGAAAACCGGCCATACACCATGTCGTGGATGAACTGGCGGCCGCGGGGATCGAACGCATCCTCTTCGTGACCTCCAACCGTAAAAAGGCGATCGAGGAATACTTCGTGCCCGGCGGAACGTCCGATGGTCCGCCCGCACTGGATTATTCTTTTGTCCGCCAAGAAGTTCCGGGGGGAAACGGCGACGCCGTTCGCCTGGGTGAAGCCTTTGCAGGATCGGATCCTTTCGTCGTGGCCTGGGGCGACGCCGTCATCCGGTCTACAGGAAAAGTCTGTGTCCTGCGACGCATGATGACTACCCACGGGAAGGAAAACGCCGCGTGCACCATCGCAGTGGAGCACGTGCCCGAAGACAAGGTGTCGCGGTACGGTATCGTGAAGCCCAGGTACGAATCGGACGCGGCCTTCCCCATCGACGATATCGTGGAGAAACCATCCACGGAAAGCGCACCAAGCCGATACGCCGTTTCGGCCCGATACATATGCGGCCCCGGCATCTTCCCGGCACTCGAGGCGACGCCGCGCGGTAGAAACGGCGAACTCTGGCTCGCCGACGCCATCCGCGGCTTGCTCAGGGCGAGCAACCCAGGTGGCTCGGGCGATCCGGGGGGCGACGTCGGCGCGCGCGGACCGGCCGGCCCCGGTGGAAATGTCTGGTGCGTACCCCTGGGGTACGCCGACCGGCGCTACGACATCGGTACGCCTTTGAGCTACTGGGAAGCCTTTGCCGATTACGCCGTGGAGGACGAGGTCGACGGACCGGCTTTCCGCGATCTTCTCCGAGGGCGGTTGAACGAATCATGA
- the pgsA gene encoding CDP-diacylglycerol--glycerol-3-phosphate 3-phosphatidyltransferase, with protein MNLPNKLTIFRIILSPIFMVFFLVDTLYTRYIALVIFMIAALTDLYDGYLARKTGVITSFGKFMDPLADKILTSTALICFASLGYIYTWMVLVIIGRDFIVTGLRCIAAYRGLLILPTQVAKWKTASQMVVIVIILLYINVQTTMIAFGQWNGEFDDIAWWVLNGMVFVSMVLTVSSGLDYVVKNRSIITSLLR; from the coding sequence ATGAACCTGCCCAACAAGCTGACCATATTCCGCATCATCCTGAGTCCCATCTTCATGGTCTTTTTCTTGGTAGATACATTGTATACACGGTATATCGCGCTGGTCATCTTCATGATCGCGGCGCTGACGGACCTGTACGACGGCTACCTGGCGCGCAAGACCGGGGTGATCACCAGTTTCGGAAAGTTCATGGACCCCCTCGCGGACAAAATCCTCACGTCCACCGCGCTGATCTGCTTCGCGTCCCTCGGCTACATCTACACCTGGATGGTCCTGGTCATCATCGGAAGGGACTTCATCGTGACCGGCCTGCGGTGCATCGCGGCCTACCGGGGCCTCCTCATCCTGCCGACCCAGGTGGCCAAGTGGAAGACCGCTTCGCAGATGGTGGTCATCGTGATCATCCTGCTCTATATCAACGTCCAGACGACCATGATCGCCTTCGGCCAGTGGAACGGTGAGTTCGACGATATCGCATGGTGGGTGCTCAACGGCATGGTCTTCGTCTCCATGGTCCTCACGGTCAGTTCCGGCCTGGACTACGTGGTCAAGAACCGGTCCATCATCACCAGTCTGCTGAGGTAG
- a CDS encoding mandelate racemase/muconate lactonizing enzyme family protein: MRIVEVSALVLRLPQVTEACDGTQDTCLIKIETNEGITGWGEVDSCPTVVKAVIDAPRSHQICNGLANALDGADPLDIDTCTDRMMASANYYGRVGVGRHAMAGINLALWDIAGKASGQPIYELLGGAHRLRFRAYASVLFGDTPEQTRAIGRKFADQGFTAVKFGWGPMGKDERQDVALVREARRGTGDEVDVLIDAGQVWDWKTALTRSRQFAEYRPFWIEEPLHPDDIEGYAALTAESPVPIATGEAESRLEDFERLVTEGGLDWIQPDPGRCGITTMAAAGRTAHRHGRKVVNHSYKSGITMAASLHALAALPNASVFEFCMSDSPLRLELTHERFAIDDDGFVAVPEGPGLGVTVNEETVSKYRVA, encoded by the coding sequence GTGCGGATCGTTGAGGTTTCCGCCCTGGTTCTGCGACTGCCCCAGGTGACGGAGGCCTGTGACGGGACGCAGGATACCTGCCTGATCAAAATCGAAACGAACGAAGGGATCACGGGTTGGGGCGAAGTCGATTCGTGTCCCACCGTGGTCAAGGCCGTCATCGACGCGCCGCGGTCGCACCAGATCTGCAACGGCCTGGCCAACGCGCTGGACGGAGCCGATCCACTGGACATCGACACCTGCACGGACCGGATGATGGCGTCGGCCAACTACTATGGCCGGGTCGGCGTGGGGCGGCACGCCATGGCGGGGATCAACCTGGCGCTCTGGGACATCGCGGGGAAAGCGAGCGGACAGCCCATCTACGAACTCCTTGGCGGCGCGCACCGGCTCAGGTTCCGGGCCTATGCCTCCGTACTGTTCGGAGACACGCCGGAGCAGACCCGGGCGATCGGCCGGAAATTCGCCGACCAGGGATTCACGGCGGTGAAGTTCGGCTGGGGCCCCATGGGGAAAGACGAAAGGCAGGACGTTGCCCTGGTGCGGGAGGCCCGGCGAGGCACGGGCGACGAGGTGGACGTGCTCATCGACGCCGGCCAGGTATGGGACTGGAAGACCGCGCTCACCCGGTCCCGGCAGTTCGCCGAGTACCGGCCCTTCTGGATCGAAGAGCCGCTGCATCCGGACGACATCGAAGGATATGCCGCGCTGACCGCGGAGAGTCCGGTGCCCATCGCCACCGGGGAAGCGGAGTCCCGGCTCGAGGACTTCGAACGCCTGGTCACCGAGGGCGGGCTGGACTGGATCCAGCCGGACCCGGGACGTTGCGGCATTACGACCATGGCGGCAGCCGGCCGGACCGCCCACCGGCACGGCCGCAAGGTCGTCAACCACAGTTACAAGAGCGGCATTACCATGGCGGCGTCGCTGCACGCCCTGGCCGCCCTGCCCAACGCTTCCGTCTTCGAGTTCTGCATGTCCGATTCGCCGTTGCGGCTCGAACTGACCCATGAACGCTTCGCCATCGATGATGATGGTTTCGTGGCGGTGCCCGAGGGACCCGGGCTGGGCGTCACGGTAAACGAGGAAACCGTATCGAAGTACCGGGTCGCGTAG
- a CDS encoding ABC transporter permease has protein sequence MFRYIVYRIVGLVGVLFLVTVITFSLMHAVPGGPFDEEKMPLSAEAKANILRKYGLDRPLYEQYGRYMWNALQFDFGIPFQSPGETVTDLIARTWPISMQLGGMGLALAFSCGILLGILSAIRQNTWVDYGTTVIATLGITVPSFAISILFIVLFATIWRVLPTGGWGGPETWIMPVIVYALGPMAIVARYTRSSILENLRMDYVRTARAKGLKERSVLFIHVLKNSLIPLLTIMGPMLPGVMTGSLFVEGIFRIPGLGQFFVTSIFERDYPMIMALTLLVAVLIGIVYLITDILYALVDPRVRYVRGSK, from the coding sequence ATGTTCCGATACATCGTATACCGCATCGTAGGCCTGGTCGGCGTCCTGTTCCTGGTCACGGTCATCACCTTCAGCCTGATGCACGCGGTACCGGGCGGCCCCTTCGACGAGGAGAAGATGCCCCTGTCGGCCGAGGCCAAGGCGAATATCCTGCGCAAGTACGGACTGGACCGCCCCCTCTACGAGCAGTACGGAAGATACATGTGGAACGCGCTCCAATTCGATTTCGGCATCCCCTTCCAGAGTCCCGGCGAGACGGTGACGGACCTCATCGCGCGGACCTGGCCCATCAGCATGCAACTGGGCGGCATGGGCCTCGCCCTGGCCTTCTCCTGCGGCATCCTCCTGGGCATCCTTTCCGCCATACGCCAGAACACGTGGGTGGATTACGGGACCACGGTCATCGCCACCCTGGGGATCACTGTGCCCAGTTTCGCCATTTCCATACTGTTCATCGTCCTTTTCGCGACCATATGGAGGGTCCTGCCCACGGGCGGATGGGGCGGGCCGGAGACCTGGATCATGCCGGTGATCGTTTATGCCCTGGGTCCCATGGCCATCGTCGCACGGTACACCCGATCGAGCATCCTCGAGAACCTCCGCATGGACTACGTGCGCACGGCGCGGGCAAAGGGACTGAAGGAGCGCAGCGTCCTGTTCATCCACGTGCTGAAGAACTCCCTGATCCCGCTGCTCACCATCATGGGGCCCATGCTGCCCGGGGTGATGACCGGGTCGCTCTTCGTCGAAGGCATCTTCCGCATCCCGGGTCTGGGACAGTTCTTCGTCACGAGCATCTTCGAACGGGACTACCCCATGATCATGGCCCTGACCCTGCTCGTCGCGGTGCTGATCGGGATCGTCTACCTGATAACGGATATCCTGTACGCGCTCGTGGATCCCCGGGTCAGATACGTGCGCGGGAGCAAGTAA